In the genome of Mytilus edulis chromosome 3, xbMytEdul2.2, whole genome shotgun sequence, one region contains:
- the LOC139515469 gene encoding uncharacterized protein codes for MNVINGLNLSSANYHKAVELLVNRFGKTHKIVNAYMKALLDLSAPSYTLDSIRNFSDKSEVYIRGLESLGQCQDTYGSLLIPVMLGKLPISVKSNITRENGNDDWTLGNLRKAIQREISIQEASTDGSESYDIPTASFHAGISKKNGYYVNKSKSINYSQSKMCTYCNDQHFPADCEKFTDSKSRMEIVKKRNLCFNCLGNHRISECRSKNTCRKCQRKHHTSLCNETSVQNSQSQNVTSNTENSTPIMHTSAKQENSTVFLKTAIAPIWSQNQCADAHILFDEGAQRSFMTQEIADKLNVKPDGKETLNISAFGNSDKNVRHMNKATVFLEADSGEKILLQVLIVPTIAAPIQNNRRYISQQLHYLKGLKLAHPLSEDSSFDISLLIGADHYWDVIKDDIVRGDGPTAMSSKIGYLLSGPLTCTRGQRDPHMMHILSSHTKEDYDIERFWKLKSLGIQENDKLNTEKQNIKEFSSCTKQKKRGFIEKVEEKEDSQRIHYIPHHPVKKNDNDESQILRRSVRLQNRNQTL; via the coding sequence ATGAATGTCATAAATGGTTTAAACTTGTCCAGCGCAAACTATCACAAAGCCGTGGAGTTATTAGTAAATCGCTTTGGGAAAACACACAAAATTGTGAACGCTTATATGAAAGCTCTTTTAGATTTGTCAGCACCCTCATACACATTAGATAGTATCCGTAATTTTTCGGATAAGTCAGAGGTTTATATCCGTGGACTAGAATCTTTAGGACAGTGCCAAGATACGTATGGTTCCCTGTTAATCCCAGTTATGCTTGGTAAGCTCCCTATTAGCGTTAAAAGTAATATCACAAGAGAAAACGGAAACGACGACTGGACCCTTGGAAATCTAAGAAAGGCAATACAACGGGAAATATCTATTCAAGAAGCCAGCACTGATGGGAGTGAATCTTATGATATACCTACCGCAAGTTTCCATGCCGGAATTAGTAAGAAAAATGGGTATTAcgtaaataaatcaaaatctatAAACTATTCTCAAAGTAAAATGTGCACTTATTGCAATGATCAACATTTCCCTGCAGACTGTGAAAAGTTCACCGACAGCAAATCAAGAATGGAGATTGTTAAGAAGAGAAACCTATGTTTCAATTGTTTAGGTAACCATAGAATATCAGAATGTAGGTCGAAAAACACATGCCGTAAATGTCAACGTAAGCACCACACTAGTTTATGCAATGAAACTTCAGTTCAAAATTCACAGAGTCAGAATGTTACAAGTAATACAGAAAACAGCACGCCAATCATGCATACATCTGCTAAACAGGAAAACTCGACCGTCTTTTTGAAAACAGCAATAGCCCCAATATGGTCACAGAATCAGTGCGCCGACGCTCACATCCTTTTCGACGAAGGAGCACAACGATCATTTATGACGCAGGAAATAGCCGACAAGTTGAACGTCAAACCAGACGGAAAGGAAACCCTCAACATATCCGCCTTCGGAAATTCGGACAAGAACGTTCGTCACATGAATAAAGCCACAGTGTTTTTAGAAGCCGACTCAGGAGAGAAAATACTTTTACAGGTATTGATTGTACCTACCATAGCAGCGCCGATTCAGAATAACCGCAGGTACATTTCGCAACAACTACATTATTTGAAAGGACTAAAACTAGCCCACCCGTTATCAGAGGATAGCAGCTTTGATATTTCTTTACTCATTGGAGCAGACCATTACTGGGATGTAATCAAGGATGATATCGTTCGAGGCGACGGACCGACAGCGATGAGCTCAAAAATAGGATATTTGTTATCTGGACCACTTACATGTACAAGAGGACAACGCGATCCACACATGATGCATATATTATCTAGTCACACAAAAGAGGACTACGATATTGAGAGATTTTGGAAATTGAAGTCCCTTGGTATACAAGAAAACGACAAACTTAACACGGAAAAACAGAACATCAAAGAATTTTCATCCTGTACAAAGCAGAAAAAACGTGGTTTCATCGAAAAGGTAGAAGAGAAGGAGGACTCACAGCGCATACACTACATACCTCATCATCccgttaaaaaaaatgacaatgatgaaTCGCAAATACTTAGAAGGAGTGTTCGTTTACAAAACCGCAATCAGACACTGTAA